From the genome of Nitrospira sp., one region includes:
- a CDS encoding inorganic phosphate transporter: MAELSGLLLVVVVLALLFDFSNGWHDSANAIATVVSTRVVSPSTAVLVAGGLNVAGAFMSTAVAKMVGTGIVDPQSVTQTVVASALAGAIVWNFLTLLLGLPTSSSHALIGGLVGAALTHGGMAAVKFSGLRSVLEAMILSPFFGFAIGLVLMVILSWVFFRVQRAVALRLFSRMQLISASFMAFSHGANDAQKAMGIITLALVSAGAIPTAEVPTWVIGSCAIAMGLGTAVGGWRIVRTLGMRIVKLEPVHGFAAETGAAIVLMATAHIGLPVSTTHTITSTVMGVGAVKRLSAVRWGVTRRILSAWLFTLPGAALLSTICYLLLSKLS; this comes from the coding sequence ATGGCTGAACTGAGTGGACTCTTGTTGGTGGTTGTGGTCCTGGCATTGCTGTTCGACTTTTCCAATGGGTGGCACGACAGCGCCAACGCTATCGCGACGGTGGTATCGACTCGGGTTGTGAGTCCCTCCACCGCCGTCCTCGTGGCCGGTGGGCTCAATGTGGCCGGCGCATTCATGTCCACGGCGGTGGCCAAGATGGTGGGGACCGGCATCGTCGACCCTCAGTCGGTGACGCAAACCGTGGTGGCATCGGCGCTGGCTGGTGCCATTGTCTGGAATTTTTTGACGTTGTTATTGGGCTTGCCGACCAGCTCCTCGCATGCGCTCATTGGCGGCCTGGTCGGCGCGGCGCTCACGCATGGCGGCATGGCGGCCGTCAAATTTTCAGGCTTGCGGTCGGTGCTGGAGGCCATGATTCTCTCACCGTTTTTCGGGTTTGCCATCGGGCTGGTGTTGATGGTGATCTTGAGTTGGGTGTTTTTCCGCGTGCAGCGAGCCGTCGCGCTGCGGTTGTTCTCCCGCATGCAGTTGATCTCCGCGAGTTTCATGGCGTTCAGCCATGGAGCAAACGATGCACAGAAGGCCATGGGGATCATCACGCTGGCCCTCGTGTCAGCCGGGGCTATCCCGACCGCAGAGGTGCCGACCTGGGTGATCGGGTCCTGCGCTATTGCGATGGGACTTGGCACGGCAGTGGGCGGATGGCGGATTGTCCGCACCCTGGGCATGCGGATCGTCAAGCTGGAACCGGTACATGGATTCGCGGCCGAAACGGGCGCGGCGATCGTGTTGATGGCGACGGCCCATATCGGGCTTCCGGTGAGTACGACGCACACGATCACGTCCACCGTCATGGGTGTCGGGGCGGTGAAACGGTTGTCGGCGGTGCGGTGGGGGGTGACGAGACGGATTCTGTCCGCCTGGCTCTTTACATTGCCTGGGGCGGCGCTACTCTCGACTATTTGCTATCTGCTTCTGTCGAAACTGTCGTAG
- a CDS encoding DUF47 domain-containing protein: MFGLIPREEAFFDLFKNAAHNMIEGSRLLKDMTEDFRNPVEKAKRIKDVEHVGDGITHEIARKLNQTFITPIDREDIHDLASALDDILDVVEAIADRFVLYKVVVPTEAAIRLANVLYQAAVEVGATVDVLGKSHQAVTECSVRVNSLENEADRISREAISALFDKETDPIAVIKWKEIYENFEAGTDRCEDVANILERIALKHT, translated from the coding sequence ATGTTTGGGCTCATACCTCGGGAAGAAGCATTTTTCGATTTGTTTAAGAATGCCGCCCATAACATGATCGAAGGCAGCCGCCTGCTGAAGGACATGACGGAGGATTTTCGCAATCCGGTCGAGAAAGCGAAGCGGATCAAGGATGTGGAACATGTCGGAGACGGTATCACGCACGAGATCGCCAGGAAACTGAACCAGACCTTCATTACGCCCATCGACCGTGAAGACATCCATGATTTGGCCAGCGCCCTGGACGATATTCTCGATGTCGTCGAAGCCATTGCCGATCGATTCGTGCTGTATAAGGTCGTGGTGCCGACAGAGGCAGCGATTCGGTTGGCGAACGTGCTCTACCAGGCGGCGGTCGAGGTCGGCGCCACGGTCGATGTGCTCGGCAAATCGCACCAGGCAGTCACGGAGTGCAGTGTACGGGTCAATAGCCTGGAAAATGAAGCCGACCGGATCTCGCGCGAGGCGATCTCGGCGTTGTTCGACAAGGAAACGGATCCGATCGCCGTCATCAAATGGAAAGAGATTTACGAGAATTTCGAAGCGGGCACCGATCGCTGTGAAGATGTCGCCAACATCCTGGAGCGGATCGCGTTAAAGCACACATGA